Proteins encoded together in one Styela clava chromosome 12, kaStyClav1.hap1.2, whole genome shotgun sequence window:
- the LOC120329707 gene encoding uncharacterized protein LOC120329707 isoform X4, which translates to MGRKLDLGSLTEEEEKIILQVIKRDYTVRKVETNRIGELSKTVENEELKQQEIVKEAVQGEVPIDTLCARCGSKFIWLINPKNQCNGCDLYFCKNKIECIVYDKLTDKCFCNACLKQRDLHALAGNWFYTKLKGKFRRHGGAKVSREFQKRKKTRKSESDSSPGPSKKPARLTVEVERNDSISSIDSTSAPSLYRHPSDRSYDSSSITTLEEGREIQTPLHGQIQENKKDSESEKSDEGLIKQDYDVTMDAVVIGTIEAPLQSASTETQSHSFDIEIQTDDLDKDEDKLPAIKEELEAAISKLLLPKLEELKRSQSEHESELERQKKIDESVKMAEEMIDKALERAREKHSNMPQGPEENVLLTKYLTDSKSELMDKVSSQLYYEAHDNNEGSARSSMRETGTMTETSDSEMESISSQSITSRHRSRDIPLSERLGSLSPDSLRNTLNQSQNSSGSSITQGVVLQKDQLVARADIDNTLGQILDEQGVIVSGTNSPQEFSTELKFTAVGGGGQRRRRLSTEELSDSDSDHSSEHSHEFLKENENWSVPEVQKRPSQFGKVTSNSSSSAMMSLQNGFESPYDHLREEDSDSDDREHVEEEQVLASVVRRPDSTMSPPALMSNQVEVFESLPAKKPHLPVDVAVDPRLLRSLSEDLDSREALPKVKVESPMTPPVEEEIIQAVDREAREFQTPSTTEEITEEIVVHEEKPTAKKRILIPPPRTPSTESDLSIIPEAEQELRSNSSDSESSDSSSGSSEKRNVRRSQILQPARHSVTSNDHNIKTNNLSPNHDLIPDDDDFGDKMAEAIAAQQRISGQKMEEGLDAEERELYEPKQQEVNFDTSVTIEHKVQESMSSISGDESILDKEQTEREIEESAVAMRMINNKSIEILSDTIQTIEEVKGHSSSESSDSDSDDESSKDESSENIHKMNVAEEEIYKNAARTFVMEERMDQIQRDAENLNHSTVDAVERLKQLEEEVGFMEKKETEVRHGVKSIDDIMRELREAGLKAERGAFKRQSLDSATAAAYKENQKKPSRFSLPPRTQTHQIPVNAASRETPSWSERTFKVTPRPTAAPPIENPTFHSTPKSKSSSSSQSSHSSHKSRSHSSSSSHSGTRSRSESDERNMSAFENIEATISAPIHASVDTPHSSGSVTPTHSSRSATPTRSITPTITSPHSTQSRPHSEERKSDHQDTNHTKGLSAAELEESRIPTPVPRKRMETFQIEECATLPAPIPRERKASSSSSSSSDDEETQTTLEESLPAKDVRKIVNKFEVKQEKLEGKEGKVETDESGTEYTEPLITMGMNPELEEKKKRILRKKKPLINTQLSTESESSESIERSGKRDKSKYKKDDSWMLRKESDFDSDSASVSSSSSKHSRETGRSSKSGMFHNLSAAEQREMARIALMHLPETAIAEDRYNTKTIKFVRTDDSSTKSPPLTKTEVLPAMEVPVTQKTTIQQESTPSKPPRKEVATAQIHVQGDSPRLPQGMTLGEAKKLLQKELTVKIKTDDSGTRFAKREDGWKGTSFNTEAEKANLRNSFDGTTVRKLQSNGSAKHETHQMDLSPTDLDRSQVVRGSITMRGGKVMVLTTSPDGKEKAEFKDI; encoded by the exons AGAACTTTCCAAAACCGTTGAGAATGAGGAACTAAAGCAACAAGAAATTGTGAAGGAGGCGGTTCAAGGGGAAGTCCCTATTGATACTCTATGTGCCAGATGTGGGAGTAAATTTATATGGCTCATCAATCCTAAG AACCAATGCAACGGGTGCGATCTCTACTTTTGCAAGAACAAGATCGAATGTATCGTTTACGACAAACTCACAGATAAATGCTTCTGCAATGCCTGCTTGAAACAGAG AGATCTCCATGCACTTGCTGGTAACTGGTTTTATACAAAATTGAAAGGAAAGTTTCGACGGCATGGGGGCGCTAAAGTGTCGAGGGAATTTCagaaaagaaagaaaacaagaaaatcaGAAAGTG ACAGCTCTCCTGGCCCATCCAAAAAACCAGCAAGGCTGACAGTGGAAGTTGAGAGAAATG ACTCAATCTCCTCTATTGATTCCACATCGGCACCATCTTTATACCGGCATCCATCAGACAGAAGCTACGACAGTTCCAGCATCACAACTCTAGAGGAGGGTCGGGAAATCCAGACGCCTCTACATGGACAAATACAAGAGAATAAGAAAGATTCTGAGTCGGAGAAGAGTGATGAAGGGCTAATAAAACAG GATTATGATGTCACTATGGATGCAGTTGTCATAGGAACGATTGAAGCTCCTCTCCAATCAGCATCAACTGAAACTCAAAGTCATTCGTTTGACATTGAGATTCAAACTGATGACCTTGACAAAGACGAGGACAAATTACCAGCAATCAAGGAAGAACTGGAAGCTGCTATATCTAAGTTATTGCTGCCCAAGTTAGAAGAAT TAAAAAGATCTCAATCAGAGCATGAATCAGAACTGGAAAGGCAGAAAAAGATCGATGAATCGGTGAAAATGGCTGAAGAGATGATTGACAAGGCTTTGGAGAGAGCAAGAGAAAAACATTCTAATATG CCTCAAGGTCCCGAGGAAAACGTTCTCCTGACCAAATACCTCACTGATAGCAAATCTGAACTGATGGATAAAGTTTCTTCCCAGCTTTACTATGAG GCTCATGACAACAATGAGGGATCAGCTCGATCATCCATGCGTGAGACTGGGACAATGACCGAAACTTCAGACAGCGAAATGGAATCGATTAGTTCTCAATCTATTACTA GTCGTCACCGATCCAGAGATATTCCACTATCAGAAAGACTTGGTAGTCTCAGCCCAGACTCTTTGCGAAATACATTGAATCAAAGTCAG aattcaTCAGGAAGTTCCATCACACAAGGAGTTGTGCTGCAGAAGGATCAGTTGGTAGCGAGGGCTGATATTGATAATACTTTGGGACAAATATTAG atgaacaAGGAGTTATCGTGTCTGGTACAAACTCACCACAAGAGTTCAGTACAGAGCTGAAATTTACTGCAGTGGGAGGAGGGGGCCAACGTAGGCGTCGATTATCAACAGAAGAATTATCGGACTCAGACTCGGATCATTCAAGCGAACATTCTCACGAATTTCTCAAAGAGAACGAGAACTGGTCGGTACCTGAGGTGCAGAAAAGGCCGTCACAGTTTGGAAAG GTTACAAGCAATAGCAGTTCAAGCGCTATGATGTCATTGCAGAATGGTTTTGAATCACCTTATGACCACTTGAGGGAGGAAGACAGTGATTCGGATGACCGAGAACATGTAGAAGAGGAACAAGTGCTTGCGAGTGTTGTCAG GCGTCCTGATAGCACTATGTCTCCTCCAGCTCTTATGAGCAACCAAGTTGAAGTCTTTGAATCATTACCAGCGAAAAAACCTCATTTACCAGTAGATGTCGCTGTTGATCCACGACTCCTTCGATCACTCAGTGAGGATCTGGATAGCAGAGAAGCGTTACCAAAAGTAAAG GTTGAGTCACCCATGACTCCGCCAGTAGAGGAAGAAATCATTCAAGCAGTGGACCGGGAGGCACGAGAATTCCAGACTCCTTCCACTACCGAAGAAATCACAGAAGAAATTGTGGTTCACGAAGAAAAACCCACTGCTAAAAA ACGCATCCTCATTCCACCTCCCCGAACCCCAAGCACTGAATCTGATCTCAGCATCATACCAGAGGCAGAACAGGAATTAAG gtcCAACAGCTCAGATTCGGAATCCTCAGATTCATCAAGCGGTTCCTCAGAAAAGAGAAACGTCAGGAG GTCTCAAATCCTGCAACCAGCACGGCACTCCGTAACTTCAAATGATCATAATATAAAGACGAACAATCTGTCACCAAACCATGACTTGATTCCTGATGACGATGATTTTGGAGACAAAATGGCCGAAGCTATTGCTGCACAACAGAGAATTTCTGGACAAAAAATGGAAGAAGGTCTTGACGCTGAAGAGAGGGAACTATATGAACCTAAACAACAAGAG GTCAATTTTGATACTTCAGTCACAATCGAACACAAAGTCCAGGAATCTATGTCCAGCATCAGTGGGGATGAATCGATATTGGATAAAGAACAAACAGAAAGAGAAATTGAGGAG AGTGCAGTAGCAATGAGAATGATCAACAACAAATCTATTGAAATTCTCTCTGACACAATTCAAACCATAGAAGAGGTCAAAGGTCATTCTTCATCAGAGTCTTCAGATTCAGACTCAGATGATGAGTCATCAAAAGATGAATCGTCagaaaatattcacaaaatgaATGTAGCAGAGGAAGAG ATTTATAAGAATGCAGCCAGAACATTTGTGATGGAAGAACGAATGGATCAAATACAAAGAGATGCTGAAAACCTGAATCATTCAACCGTGGATGCTGTCGAAAGATTGAAACAACTTGAGGAAGAAGTCGGATTCATGGAAAAGAAAGAAACAGAAGTTAGACATGGA GTAAAATCTATTGATGATATCATGAGGGAGTTAAGAGAAGCAGGATTGAAGGCTGAACGGGGAGCATTCAAGCGACAATCACTGGATTCTGCAACTGCTGCAGCTTATAAAGAAAATCAAAAG AAGCCATCACGATTCAGTCTCCCTCCTCGCACTCAAACTCACCAGATACCAGTGAATGCTGCATCAAGAGAGACTCCTTCCTGGTCGGAGAGAACATTCAAAGTCACTCCAA GACCGACAGCTGCCCCACCCATAGAAAACCCAACGTTCCACTCAACGCCAAAGTCAAAGTCCTCAAGCTCGAGTCAATCAAGTCACTCAAGTCATAAATCCAGAAGTCACTCAAGCAGCTCAAGCCATTCTGGGACTCGCTCAAGAAGTGAATCTGACGAGAGGAACATGAGCgcttttgagaatattgaaG CAACCATTTCCGCCCCTATTCATGCATCAGTGGACACACCACACTCTAGTGGTTCTGTCACGCCCACACATTCAAGTCGATCTGCCACGCCCACAAGATCTATAACACCTACTATAACTAGTCCACATAGTACGCAGTCTAGACCTCACTCTGAAGAAAGGAAAAGTGACCATCAAGATACAAACCATACTAAAG GTCTTTCAGCAGCTGAATTAGAAGAATCTAGAATCCCAACCCCAGTTCCAAGAAAAAGAATGGAAACCTTTCAGATTGAAGAATGTGCGACATTGCCGGCCCCGATACCAAGAGAAAGGAAAGCTAGCAGCAGTAGCAGTAGTAGTTCAG ATGATGAAGAAACGCAGACAACTCTCGAAGAATCATTACCAGCGAAAGATGTTCGGAAAATAGTCAATAAGTTTGAAGTAAAACAAGAAAAACTGGAAGGAAAGGAAGGAAAAGTGGAGACAGATGAATCAGGAACTGAATATACTGAACCACTGATTACCATGGGAATGAATCCTGAATTAGAAGAAAAGAAAAAGAGAATTTTAAGGAAGAAAA AACCTCTGATTAACACGCAACTCAGCACTGAATCTGAATCGTCAGAAAGTATTGAAAGATCTGGGAAGAGAGACA AATCGAAATACAAGAAAGATGACAGCTGGATGCTTCGAAAAGAAAGTGATTTTGATTCGGATTCTGCTTCGGTTTCCAGCAGTTCGAGCAAACATAGCAGAG aaACAGGTAGGAGCAGTAAAAGTGGGATGTTCCATAATTTATCTGCGGCCGAACAGCGAGAGATGGCTCGGATCGCTCTGATGCATTTACCAGAAACCGCAATCGCTGAGGATCGATACAACACGAAAACGATAAAATTTGTTCGGACAGACGATTCTTCCACTAAGTCTCCCCCACTAACTAAAACTGAAGTGTTACCTGCTATGGAGGTGCCAGTAACACAAAAG acCACAATCCAACAAGAATCGACACCATCTAAACCACCACGCAAGGAAGTGGCGACAGCACAGATCCACGTCCAGGGGGATTCCCCCAGATTACCACAAGGGATGACACTGGGAGAAGCAAAGAAGTTGCTGCAAAAGGAACTAACAGTAAAG ATAAAAACCGATGACTCAGGAACCAGGTTTGCAAAAAGAGAAGATGGGTGGAAGGGAACGAGTTTTAATACAGAAGCAGAAAAAGCTAACTTGAGAAATAGCTTTGATGGGACAACAGTCAGAAAGCTGCAATCGAATGGAAGTGCAAAGCATGAAACTCATCAAATG GATTTGTCTCCCACTGATCTTGATCGCTCTCAAGTGGTCAGGGGATCCATTACAATGCGAGGAGGAAAAGTGATGGTTTTGACTACGAGCCCAGATGGCAAAGAAAAGGCTGAATTCAAG gacaTCTGA
- the LOC120329707 gene encoding uncharacterized protein LOC120329707 isoform X3, with protein MGRKLDLGSLTEEEEKIILQVIKRDYTVRKVETNRIGELSKTVENEELKQQEIVKEAVQGEVPIDTLCARCGSKFIWLINPKNQCNGCDLYFCKNKIECIVYDKLTDKCFCNACLKQRDLHALAGNWFYTKLKGKFRRHGGAKVSREFQKRKKTRKSESDSSPGPSKKPARLTVEVERNDSISSIDSTSAPSLYRHPSDRSYDSSSITTLEEGREIQTPLHGQIQENKKDSESEKSDEGLIKQDYDVTMDAVVIGTIEAPLQSASTETQSHSFDIEIQTDDLDKDEDKLPAIKEELEAAISKLLLPKLEELKRSQSEHESELERQKKIDESVKMAEEMIDKALERAREKHSNMPQGPEENVLLTKYLTDSKSELMDKVSSQLYYEAHDNNEGSARSSMRETGTMTETSDSEMESISSQSITSRHRSRDIPLSERLGSLSPDSLRNTLNQSQNSSGSSITQGVVLQKDQLVARADIDNTLGQILDEQGVIVSGTNSPQEFSTELKFTAVGGGGQRRRRLSTEELSDSDSDHSSEHSHEFLKENENWSVPEVQKRPSQFGKVTSNSSSSAMMSLQNGFESPYDHLREEDSDSDDREHVEEEQVLASVVRRPDSTMSPPALMSNQVEVFESLPAKKPHLPVDVAVDPRLLRSLSEDLDSREALPKVKVESPMTPPVEEEIIQAVDREAREFQTPSTTEEITEEIVVHEEKPTAKKRILIPPPRTPSTESDLSIIPEAEQELRSNSSDSESSDSSSGSSEKRNVRRSQILQPARHSVTSNDHNIKTNNLSPNHDLIPDDDDFGDKMAEAIAAQQRISGQKMEEGLDAEERELYEPKQQEVNFDTSVTIEHKVQESMSSISGDESILDKEQTEREIEESAVAMRMINNKSIEILSDTIQTIEEVKGHSSSESSDSDSDDESSKDESSENIHKMNVAEEEIYKNAARTFVMEERMDQIQRDAENLNHSTVDAVERLKQLEEEVGFMEKKETEVRHGVKSIDDIMRELREAGLKAERGAFKRQSLDSATAAAYKENQKKPSRFSLPPRTQTHQIPVNAASRETPSWSERTFKVTPRPTAAPPIENPTFHSTPKSKSSSSSQSSHSSHKSRSHSSSSSHSGTRSRSESDERNMSAFENIEATISAPIHASVDTPHSSGSVTPTHSSRSATPTRSITPTITSPHSTQSRPHSEERKSDHQDTNHTKVPVIIPLKESSISSRSASSVHSLNSLSSAEEELKGTTYMPGLSAAELEESRIPTPVPRKRMETFQIEECATLPAPIPRERKASSSSSSSSDDEETQTTLEESLPAKDVRKIVNKFEVKQEKLEGKEGKVETDESGTEYTEPLITMGMNPELEEKKKRILRKKKPLINTQLSTESESSESIERSGKRDKSKYKKDDSWMLRKESDFDSDSASVSSSSSKHSRETGRSSKSGMFHNLSAAEQREMARIALMHLPETAIAEDRYNTKTIKFVRTDDSSTKSPPLTKTEVLPAMEVPVTQKTTIQQESTPSKPPRKEVATAQIHVQGDSPRLPQGMTLGEAKKLLQKELTVKIKTDDSGTRFAKREDGWKGTSFNTEAEKANLRNSFDGTTVRKLQSNGSAKHETHQMDLSPTDLDRSQVVRGSITMRGGKVMVLTTSPDGKEKAEFKDI; from the exons AGAACTTTCCAAAACCGTTGAGAATGAGGAACTAAAGCAACAAGAAATTGTGAAGGAGGCGGTTCAAGGGGAAGTCCCTATTGATACTCTATGTGCCAGATGTGGGAGTAAATTTATATGGCTCATCAATCCTAAG AACCAATGCAACGGGTGCGATCTCTACTTTTGCAAGAACAAGATCGAATGTATCGTTTACGACAAACTCACAGATAAATGCTTCTGCAATGCCTGCTTGAAACAGAG AGATCTCCATGCACTTGCTGGTAACTGGTTTTATACAAAATTGAAAGGAAAGTTTCGACGGCATGGGGGCGCTAAAGTGTCGAGGGAATTTCagaaaagaaagaaaacaagaaaatcaGAAAGTG ACAGCTCTCCTGGCCCATCCAAAAAACCAGCAAGGCTGACAGTGGAAGTTGAGAGAAATG ACTCAATCTCCTCTATTGATTCCACATCGGCACCATCTTTATACCGGCATCCATCAGACAGAAGCTACGACAGTTCCAGCATCACAACTCTAGAGGAGGGTCGGGAAATCCAGACGCCTCTACATGGACAAATACAAGAGAATAAGAAAGATTCTGAGTCGGAGAAGAGTGATGAAGGGCTAATAAAACAG GATTATGATGTCACTATGGATGCAGTTGTCATAGGAACGATTGAAGCTCCTCTCCAATCAGCATCAACTGAAACTCAAAGTCATTCGTTTGACATTGAGATTCAAACTGATGACCTTGACAAAGACGAGGACAAATTACCAGCAATCAAGGAAGAACTGGAAGCTGCTATATCTAAGTTATTGCTGCCCAAGTTAGAAGAAT TAAAAAGATCTCAATCAGAGCATGAATCAGAACTGGAAAGGCAGAAAAAGATCGATGAATCGGTGAAAATGGCTGAAGAGATGATTGACAAGGCTTTGGAGAGAGCAAGAGAAAAACATTCTAATATG CCTCAAGGTCCCGAGGAAAACGTTCTCCTGACCAAATACCTCACTGATAGCAAATCTGAACTGATGGATAAAGTTTCTTCCCAGCTTTACTATGAG GCTCATGACAACAATGAGGGATCAGCTCGATCATCCATGCGTGAGACTGGGACAATGACCGAAACTTCAGACAGCGAAATGGAATCGATTAGTTCTCAATCTATTACTA GTCGTCACCGATCCAGAGATATTCCACTATCAGAAAGACTTGGTAGTCTCAGCCCAGACTCTTTGCGAAATACATTGAATCAAAGTCAG aattcaTCAGGAAGTTCCATCACACAAGGAGTTGTGCTGCAGAAGGATCAGTTGGTAGCGAGGGCTGATATTGATAATACTTTGGGACAAATATTAG atgaacaAGGAGTTATCGTGTCTGGTACAAACTCACCACAAGAGTTCAGTACAGAGCTGAAATTTACTGCAGTGGGAGGAGGGGGCCAACGTAGGCGTCGATTATCAACAGAAGAATTATCGGACTCAGACTCGGATCATTCAAGCGAACATTCTCACGAATTTCTCAAAGAGAACGAGAACTGGTCGGTACCTGAGGTGCAGAAAAGGCCGTCACAGTTTGGAAAG GTTACAAGCAATAGCAGTTCAAGCGCTATGATGTCATTGCAGAATGGTTTTGAATCACCTTATGACCACTTGAGGGAGGAAGACAGTGATTCGGATGACCGAGAACATGTAGAAGAGGAACAAGTGCTTGCGAGTGTTGTCAG GCGTCCTGATAGCACTATGTCTCCTCCAGCTCTTATGAGCAACCAAGTTGAAGTCTTTGAATCATTACCAGCGAAAAAACCTCATTTACCAGTAGATGTCGCTGTTGATCCACGACTCCTTCGATCACTCAGTGAGGATCTGGATAGCAGAGAAGCGTTACCAAAAGTAAAG GTTGAGTCACCCATGACTCCGCCAGTAGAGGAAGAAATCATTCAAGCAGTGGACCGGGAGGCACGAGAATTCCAGACTCCTTCCACTACCGAAGAAATCACAGAAGAAATTGTGGTTCACGAAGAAAAACCCACTGCTAAAAA ACGCATCCTCATTCCACCTCCCCGAACCCCAAGCACTGAATCTGATCTCAGCATCATACCAGAGGCAGAACAGGAATTAAG gtcCAACAGCTCAGATTCGGAATCCTCAGATTCATCAAGCGGTTCCTCAGAAAAGAGAAACGTCAGGAG GTCTCAAATCCTGCAACCAGCACGGCACTCCGTAACTTCAAATGATCATAATATAAAGACGAACAATCTGTCACCAAACCATGACTTGATTCCTGATGACGATGATTTTGGAGACAAAATGGCCGAAGCTATTGCTGCACAACAGAGAATTTCTGGACAAAAAATGGAAGAAGGTCTTGACGCTGAAGAGAGGGAACTATATGAACCTAAACAACAAGAG GTCAATTTTGATACTTCAGTCACAATCGAACACAAAGTCCAGGAATCTATGTCCAGCATCAGTGGGGATGAATCGATATTGGATAAAGAACAAACAGAAAGAGAAATTGAGGAG AGTGCAGTAGCAATGAGAATGATCAACAACAAATCTATTGAAATTCTCTCTGACACAATTCAAACCATAGAAGAGGTCAAAGGTCATTCTTCATCAGAGTCTTCAGATTCAGACTCAGATGATGAGTCATCAAAAGATGAATCGTCagaaaatattcacaaaatgaATGTAGCAGAGGAAGAG ATTTATAAGAATGCAGCCAGAACATTTGTGATGGAAGAACGAATGGATCAAATACAAAGAGATGCTGAAAACCTGAATCATTCAACCGTGGATGCTGTCGAAAGATTGAAACAACTTGAGGAAGAAGTCGGATTCATGGAAAAGAAAGAAACAGAAGTTAGACATGGA GTAAAATCTATTGATGATATCATGAGGGAGTTAAGAGAAGCAGGATTGAAGGCTGAACGGGGAGCATTCAAGCGACAATCACTGGATTCTGCAACTGCTGCAGCTTATAAAGAAAATCAAAAG AAGCCATCACGATTCAGTCTCCCTCCTCGCACTCAAACTCACCAGATACCAGTGAATGCTGCATCAAGAGAGACTCCTTCCTGGTCGGAGAGAACATTCAAAGTCACTCCAA GACCGACAGCTGCCCCACCCATAGAAAACCCAACGTTCCACTCAACGCCAAAGTCAAAGTCCTCAAGCTCGAGTCAATCAAGTCACTCAAGTCATAAATCCAGAAGTCACTCAAGCAGCTCAAGCCATTCTGGGACTCGCTCAAGAAGTGAATCTGACGAGAGGAACATGAGCgcttttgagaatattgaaG CAACCATTTCCGCCCCTATTCATGCATCAGTGGACACACCACACTCTAGTGGTTCTGTCACGCCCACACATTCAAGTCGATCTGCCACGCCCACAAGATCTATAACACCTACTATAACTAGTCCACATAGTACGCAGTCTAGACCTCACTCTGAAGAAAGGAAAAGTGACCATCAAGATACAAACCATACTAAAG ttCCTGTTATCATTCCACTGAAAGAATCATCAATTTCATCTCGTTCAGCAAGTTCTGTTCATTCATTAAATTCACTTAGTTCGGCTGAAGAAGAATTGAAAGGAACAACTTACATGCCAG GTCTTTCAGCAGCTGAATTAGAAGAATCTAGAATCCCAACCCCAGTTCCAAGAAAAAGAATGGAAACCTTTCAGATTGAAGAATGTGCGACATTGCCGGCCCCGATACCAAGAGAAAGGAAAGCTAGCAGCAGTAGCAGTAGTAGTTCAG ATGATGAAGAAACGCAGACAACTCTCGAAGAATCATTACCAGCGAAAGATGTTCGGAAAATAGTCAATAAGTTTGAAGTAAAACAAGAAAAACTGGAAGGAAAGGAAGGAAAAGTGGAGACAGATGAATCAGGAACTGAATATACTGAACCACTGATTACCATGGGAATGAATCCTGAATTAGAAGAAAAGAAAAAGAGAATTTTAAGGAAGAAAA AACCTCTGATTAACACGCAACTCAGCACTGAATCTGAATCGTCAGAAAGTATTGAAAGATCTGGGAAGAGAGACA AATCGAAATACAAGAAAGATGACAGCTGGATGCTTCGAAAAGAAAGTGATTTTGATTCGGATTCTGCTTCGGTTTCCAGCAGTTCGAGCAAACATAGCAGAG aaACAGGTAGGAGCAGTAAAAGTGGGATGTTCCATAATTTATCTGCGGCCGAACAGCGAGAGATGGCTCGGATCGCTCTGATGCATTTACCAGAAACCGCAATCGCTGAGGATCGATACAACACGAAAACGATAAAATTTGTTCGGACAGACGATTCTTCCACTAAGTCTCCCCCACTAACTAAAACTGAAGTGTTACCTGCTATGGAGGTGCCAGTAACACAAAAG acCACAATCCAACAAGAATCGACACCATCTAAACCACCACGCAAGGAAGTGGCGACAGCACAGATCCACGTCCAGGGGGATTCCCCCAGATTACCACAAGGGATGACACTGGGAGAAGCAAAGAAGTTGCTGCAAAAGGAACTAACAGTAAAG ATAAAAACCGATGACTCAGGAACCAGGTTTGCAAAAAGAGAAGATGGGTGGAAGGGAACGAGTTTTAATACAGAAGCAGAAAAAGCTAACTTGAGAAATAGCTTTGATGGGACAACAGTCAGAAAGCTGCAATCGAATGGAAGTGCAAAGCATGAAACTCATCAAATG GATTTGTCTCCCACTGATCTTGATCGCTCTCAAGTGGTCAGGGGATCCATTACAATGCGAGGAGGAAAAGTGATGGTTTTGACTACGAGCCCAGATGGCAAAGAAAAGGCTGAATTCAAG gacaTCTGA